The Pyxidicoccus sp. MSG2 DNA segment GCCATCTTCACGAAGGACCTGGCGGGCCGGTACACACGCATCAACCCGGCCGGCGCGCGGCTGATGGGCAAGACGGTGGACGAGGTGCTCGGCCACACCGACGCGGAGCTGTGGCCGGACGAGGCACGCACCACCGCCTCGCATGACCGCGAGGTGCTCGCCTTCCGCCATACCTTCACCTACGAGGAAGCGCAGCGCGGCGCCAGGTCGCGCGTGTGGCTGTCCACCAAGGGCGTGCTCAAGGACGACACGGGCACGGTGTTCGGCCTGTTCGGCATCAGCCGCGACATCACCGACCGCAAGGCCATGGAGGAGGCGCTGCGGCGCAACGAGGCGCGGATGCTCCAGGCGCTGTCCGCCGCGTCGCTGACGCTCTTCGACCTGCGGCTGCCGGAGGGCCTGCTGCACTGGGAGCGCAACGCCGCCTCGCTCTTCGGACAGGCGGAGCTTCCCGTGGAGGAGGCGCTGGGCTCCTTCCTGTCCCGCATCCACCCGGAAGACAGGCTGGGCGTGGCCGAGCGGCTGGCCCGCTGCGCCGAGGCCCCCGGCGAGGTGGTGCTGGACTACCGCGTGCTGATGACAGACGGACAGGTGCGGCGCCAGGCGCTGCGGGCCCGCTCGCGCGCGGAGGACGGGCGCATCGGCCGAGTGCTCGGCGTGCTGGCGGACATCACCCACCGGCAGCCCGGCGCCAACGGCGTCATCCAGGCTGCTTGAGCTTCACGCGCGCGCCCGGGTGGCGCGCCACGGCCCCGGCGGGTGCTCGTGGCAACGGAGTGAGGCTCCCGGCGGAGCGGGGCCTTCAGCCGCGCGAGCCAACCACGGCGACCGGGGCTCGCGCCGCGCCGCGCGCCCAGGTGAGACGGAAGGTGGCGGCGGTGCCGTCGAAGGCGATGGGCTCCACCCGCACCTGCCCCGCGCCCGCGCACCGCAGCGTCTCCGCGAGGAAGCCGGCGGCGAAGTACGGGTTGTCCGCCGTCACGTCCTTCATCCACAGCGTGGCCGAGTCCTGCGTGGACTCCTCCACGCGCACCTCGTTGAAGTTGTTCCCGGCGCGGACGTTGTAGGGCACCCGCTCCAGCGTGCGGCGCGGGCCCAGGTGGGTGACGAGCGCCATGCTGGCCCGGCCCACGGACGTCTGCCGGAAGCCCTGGAGGTAGCGCGCGCCCAGCTCGAAGAGCGCCTCGTGCGGAGGCAGCGCGGGGTAGGCGTCCTGCGCGGCCACCCGGAGAAAGCCCCGCCACTGCTCCACCGTGTAGTGCGGACGCAGCGACTCCGACAGGTCCAGGCCCACCGCCTTCAGGCGCTGGCGGCCTTCACGGGTGAGGTGCGGGCCCAGGGCGCGCACGAAGAGGGCTTCCACGGACTGGGCGAAGATGAGCTTCTCGGACGGCATGACCGAAAGGTGGCAACAACCCCGTCCGGCGGCGAGGCTCAACGCATCGCATCCGTCCGCTTGTCATCATCGAGGCAGACGTACCGTGAAGGTCGTCCCACCCGGAGCGCTGGAGTCGACGTCCACGGCTCCCCCATGGCCCCGGATGATTTGCGAGGCGATGTAGAGCCCCAACCCCAGTCCCCCGGCGGAGCCTCCCTCCGGTCGGGACTTCCGGCCCCGACGCCAGGCGCTGAAGACGTGCGGCAGCTCCTCGGCGGGAATGGGCGGCCCCTGGTTGTGCACGCGCAGCACCGCGCCCTTCGGACCGCTCTCCGCGTGCACCGACACCAGGCTGTCCTCGGGGCTGTACTTCAGCGCGTTGGCCAACAGGTTGCCCACGGCCTGCTCCAGCCGGTCCGAGTCCCAGTCGCCCCGGCCGTCGCCCAGCACCTCGAGCTGCACCAGGCGTCCGGGATGGCTGGCGCGCAGCTCGTCCACACTGCGGCGCACCACGTCGAACACGTCACACGGCGCGCGCGTCACGGGGATGCCGCCGCCCAGCCGCGCGCGGGCGAAGTCCAGCAGCTGGCGGATCATCCGGTCCATCCGCTCCGCGCTGGTGAGGATGCGACCGGTGAGGTTGGCCTGGCGCTCGTCCAGCCCGCCGCGCCGCTGCAGCTGCTGCGCGGACATGGACAGGGCGTTGAGCGGGTTGCGCAGGTCATGCCCGAGCATGCCGATGAACTGCTCGCGGAACTCCTCCGCGCTGCGCTCCTCGGTGACGTCGCGCAGGGAGGTCGTCACCGCCAGCACCCGGCCGTCCGGGCCCACCGCGGGCGAGATGACGAAGTCGAAGGAGCGCGGGCCCCGGTCCGACATCAGGGAGATGGAGCCCCGCTGCACCTGGCCCGTGCCCAGCGACGCCTCCACGAGACGGAGGTAGGGCTCCAGCGCGGGGTCCTTCGCGCGCAGCTCCGCCAGCGTCAAACCCGGGCCGTGCGCGACATGGCTGCCGCGCGCCGCATAGAGCGCCTGGTTGGCGAAGAGCACGCGCCCGGCGCCGTCGTAGAGGACGATGGGGTCCGCCGCGCTGGAGATGGCCAGCTCCAGCAGCCGGCGCTGGTGCTCGACTTCCTGCGACAGCGCGCGGACCTCGCGCTCCGCCTGGCGCAGCCGCAGCAGGGCGTGGACCTGGGCGACCAGCTCCTCCGGGTCCACTGGCGCCACCAGGTAGCCATCCGCGCCGTGCTCCAGGCCCAGCGCCCGGTCGCCCGGCCCCACGGCCTGCGCGGACAGGTGCAGCACCAGCACATTGTGGGTGCGTGGCGCCGTCTTCAGCAGCCTGCACACCTCCAGCCCGCTGATGTCCGGCAGCCGCACGTCGAGGATGACCAGGTCCGTGTGCTCGTCCGCCAGCGCCAGCGCCTCGCGGCCGGCGGCGGCCTCCACCACGCGGAAGCCGGCCAGCCCCAGCACACGGGAAGTCACGTACCGGCTGGCGACGTCGTCGTTGACGTTGAGGATGACGGCGGGCTTGGAAGTCATTCGGTGGCCGGAACTCTTTCGTATCCGCGCCCCCCACCGCACGCCAAGCGTTACCGCCCTGGGAATGTCCGCTTCCCGGGTAGCCGGGCTGGCGGCGGTCATCAAACCGGCAAATAGTTCGGAGACGCTCCCGCCAGGGTCGGTTTCGGGGTAGTGAAGGCCGCATGCGTCCTCCCTGTCGCCCCCTCCCCGCGGATGGCCGCTTCCTCCAGGCCGTCGGCCCCACGCCGCTCGTCCCCGTCCGCCTGGAAGAGGAAGGCCCCACCATCTGGTGCAAGCTGGAGTTCCTCAACCCCAGCGGCTCCACGAAGGACCGAATCGCCCGGTACATGCTGGAGAAGGCGTGGCGTCTGGGTGAGCTGAGCCCGGGCGGCGAGGTCATCGAGGCGTCCAGCGGCTCGACGAGCATCGCCCTGGCGCTGGCCTCCGCGCAGATGGGGCTGCGCTTCACGGCGGTGATGCCGGAGGGCGTCACCGACGAGCGTCTGCTCACCATCCGCGCCTACGGCGGCGACGTGGTGCTGGTGCCGCGCGAGACGGGCGTGCGCGGCGCGATTGCGCGGGCGGAGGAACTGGCGCGCGAGCGCAAGGCGTTTGCCCCGCGCCAGTTCGAGAACCCGGACAACGCCGAGGCGCACCGCGTGTGGACGGGGCAGGAAATCCTGTCGCAGGTACCGGGCGGGCTGGTGCACGGCGTGGTGAGCGGCGTCGGCACGGGCGGCACGGTGGTGGGGCTGTACCAGGCCTTCGCGGAAGCGGGCTGCCCGGTGACGGCCTTCGTGGCGCGGCCCATCGCCGGGCTGGGCTGCGACATCGAATGCTGCAGCTTCAGCCCCCGCGTACCCGGCGTGGTGGACGGCATCTCCAAGCTGTACCGCGACGCGGACATGCCGGGGCGCGTGGAGCTGGACGTGTCGGACGAGCTGGCCATGTGCACCGCGCGCGCGCTCATCCGCCGCGGCTTCCCGGTGGGACCGTCCTCCGGCCTCAACTACGCGGCCTCCGTCGAGGCCGCGAAGCGGCTGGGCCCCGGCGCCCAGGTGGTGACGGTGTTCCCGGACCGGATGGAGCGCTACTTCTCCACCGAGCTCATCCAGCCCAGGCCCGCCGCCCGCGGCGTGGCCTGAAGGGCACCACCCCATGGAAGCCGCGCCCATGGAGAGCCGTGAAAGCTCCGGCCTTCCTTGATGACGCAACTTCCCAAGGCAACTCTCGATAATGGGGCAAGCTTTCCCACTATTTGAGAGTGCCCCCCATGAGCGTCCGCCTCCCCCCCGTCTCCACCGCCACGACGTCCCGTACCGCGTCGGCGGCGCTGACCCGCACCGCCGCCGCCACCGTGACGGCCCCTCCCGCCGGCCTGCGCAAGGGGGATGAGGGCCCCAAGGTGAAGCAGCTCCAGGACGCGCTGGTGAAGCTGGGCTACATGACCAAGGCCCAGGTCTCCACCGGCCCCGGCACCTTCGGCCCGAAGACCGAGGCGGCGGTGAAGAAGTTCCAGGCCGACAAGAAGCTGCCCACCACCGGCTTCTACGGGGACCTGACGCACGCGGCGCTGAAGAAGGCGCTGGCCGGGAGCAAGCCGCCCGTGGAGGGGCCGACGAAGCCGCCTCCGTCCACGCCGGGCACGTTCAAGAAGCCGCCCGTCGTCAGCGCGCCCTCGCCCAACTACAACGAGCGCGGCGGCAAGGACATCGACACCATCGTCCTGCACCACACCGCCTCCAACAACGGCGCGGGCGACCTGGCGTGGATGCGCAACCCGAAGAGCGAGGTGTCCGCGCACTACATGGTCGACCGTGACGGGAAGATCTACCAGCTCGTCAACGACCAGAAGCGCGCGTGGCACGCGGGCAAGGGCGAGCTGCACGGCGTGCCCAGCGACATCAACGGCCGCTCCATCGGCATCGAAATCGTCAACGCCGGCGACGGCAAGACGCCCTTCACCGAAGCCCAGTACAAGGCCCTCACCCAGCTCACCGGCTACCTGAAGCAGGAGTACAAGGTGCCGATGAAGAACATCGTCGGCCACGCCGACGTCGCGGTGCCCAAGGGCCGCAAGAACGACCCGGCGCCCAACTTCGACTGGAACCGGCTGCGCAAGGGCATCTCCTGAGCCAGGGTGCTCCCCCAGGGGCCGGCCGCGGTCCGGTAGGCGGCCGGCACCAGATGCGATAGGGAGCGCCCATGCTCTCCCTGCCCCTGGTGATGCTGGCGCTCGGCCTGTCCATGGATGCCACGGCCGTGGCGATGACGAGCGGCTTCTCGGCGCCCCGGGTGCGGGTGCGCGACGCGCTGCTGCTCGCCCTCTTCTTCGGCGGCTTCCAGGCGCTGATGCCCCTCATCGGCTGGGCCGCGGGCGCGCGCTTCGCGGACGCCATCGCCGCGTGGGACCACTGGCTCGCCTTCGTGCTGCTGGGCGGCATTGGCGCGAAGATGCTGCACGAGGCCTTCACCCATGAGGAGGGTGCCGAGGCCCCGCGCGCGAACCCGTTCAGCCTCCGGGTGCTGCTGGTGCTCGCGATCGCCACCAGCATCGACGCCCTGGTGGCGGGCCTCACCCTGCCGACGCTCGACGTGCGCCCGCTGCTGGCGGCCGCCTTCATCGGCGTCACCACCTTCGTGCTCTCCTTCGCGGGCGTGGAGGCCGGCCGGCGCTTTGGAGACCGCTTCGGACGCAAGCTGGACGCCATTGGCGGGCTGGTGCTCATCCTCCTGGGCGCCCGGACACTGTTCGAGCACCTGACAGCGGGCTGAGCCTCCGGCCGGATGGCCCGCGGGGAGTCCCCGTTCCAACGTCGCCTCGCACTGGGAGGCGGCACATGGGGATGCTTCAGTTCGCGAACGCCCGCATCTTCGACGGCAAGGGTGGAGGGCTCTCCGAGCCCTCGAACGTCCGGGTGAGGGACGGACGTATCGAGAAGATCTCGACCGCGCCCATTCCGGTGGAGCGCGGCTCCCAGACGACGGTCATCGACTGTGGGGGCCGCGTGCTGATGCCGGGGCTCATCGACGCGCACTGGCACTCGATGTTCGCGACCATGCCCGCGGCCGTCGCCGTCACCGCGGACGTCGGCTACCTGAACCTGGTGGCGGGGAAGAGCGCCGAGCGGACCCTGCTGCGCGGCTTCACGAGCGTGAGGGACCTGGGTGGCCCGGTGTTCGGCCTCAAGCGGGCCATCGACGAGGGCATCATCCCGGGGCCGCGCATCTACCCGTCGGGCGCGTTCATCTCCCAGACGGGGGGACACGGTGACTTCCGCCTGCTCAACGAGCTGCCCCGCGACGCCTCCGGCACCCTGAGCTACACGGAGCGCGTGGGGGCCGCCGCCATCGCCGACAGCCCGGATGAGGTCCGCCTGCGCGCCCGCGAGCAACTGATGCTGGGCGCCAGCCAGCTCAAGCTGATGGCGGGGGGAGGCGCCTCCTCGGAGCACGACCCGCTCGACGCCACGCAGTACACCGAGCCGGAGCTGCGCGCCGCCGTCGAGGCCGCGGAGAACTGGGGCACCTATGTCGCCGTGCACGCCTACACGTCGAAGGCCATCCAGCAGGCCATCGCGGCGGGAGTGAAGTGCATCGACCACGGGCAACTGGCGGACGAGCCCGCGGCGAAGCTGATGAAGGAGCGGGACGTCTGGTGGAGCCTGCAGCCCTTCCTCGATGACGAGGACGCCATCCCGATGCCGGACGAGGCCCGGCGGGCGAAGCAGTTGCAAATCATCGAAGGAACGGACAGGGCATACCAGCTGGCGAAGAAGCACGGCGTCCGGTTGGCCTTCGGCACCGACGTGCTCTTCACCCCCAGGCTCACCGAGCGGCATGGCGCGCAGCTGGCGAAGCTGACCCGCTGGTTCACGCCCGCGCAGGCGCTGAAGATGGCGACGGGGGACAACGCCGCGCTGCTGGCGCTGTCCGGGCCGCGAAACCCCTACCCCGGCAAGCTGGGCGTCATCGAGGAGGGCGCGCTCGCCGACCTCCTGGTGCTCGATGGCGACCCGCTGAAGGGCCTCACGCTGTTCGACGACCCGGACACCCACCTGTTGGTCATCGTGAAGGACGGCAAGGTCTACAAGAACCGCCTCGCCCCCGGCGGCACGGGGAGATGACGCCTGCTCCCCCGCGTGCGGCGGGGGCCATCCGGGCGCCCCCACCCTGCCCTTCACACCGCCCGTGAGGCCCGCTCGCGCGTTCCGTCCAGAAGCGTGCTAGGAACGGCCCCGTGCTGCGCATCTGGCTCTGCCTCAGCCTGCTGTTGTTCGCCCCGAGCGTGGGAGGGCTGCTGCCCACCCTGTCGGGTACGGCGGGTGAGGTGTGTGCGCAGCGCTGCGCGGATGACGACGAGCGCGGGCAGTGCGCTCCCGACTGCGCCGACTGCACCTGCTGTGGCCATGTGCGCTCCGTGGCCGCGGCCGACTTCGCGCCCTTCCTCCTGCCGCACGTGGAGCGGCCGCCCCGCTTCGCGCACGACGAGGACGCGCCGTCCTCCGCCGACCTGGGCGACATCCTGCACGTCCCCATAGTCGTCCTCGCGTAGCCCGAGTCCGTCGTCTTGCGTTCTCACGCGTCCATCAGGGCGGGTGTGCCCATGAGGCATGCCCGCGCCGGATGCTCGCCGACTCTCCGCGAGGTCTTCCCCGTGTTGTCCCATCGTCTCGCGACGGCCGCCCTCGGGCTCGCCGCCGCATTGCTCCTGCCTCGCACCGGCGTGGCGCAGTCTTCCGAGTCCCCTCCCGTCGAGCTCACCCTGGAGGAGGTCCTGTCCCTGGCCCGCCAGCGCGCTCCCGCGTTGCTGGAAGCCACGGGCCGTGTCGCCGAAGCCCAGGGCCCCGTGGCCGGCGCCGCGCCCCTGTTGCGTGACAACCCCACCGTCGAAGTGGAAGCCGGGCCGCGTACCCTCGGCGATGGCACGCGGGGGTTGGAGGTGGGCGTGGGGCTCGTCCAGCCCTTCGAGCTGGGCGGCAAGCAGGGCGCCCGCCGGGAGTCCGCGCGCGCCGGGCTGTCCCGGGAGCAGGCGAACCAGCGCGACGCGGAACGCCGCGTGCTGGGCGAGGTGGCCTCCACCTTCCTCCGCGTCCTGCATGCGCGCGAGCGGCTGAAGCTGGCGCGCGAGGCAGAGGAGGCCGCCGCGAGCATGGCGCACTCCACGCAGCGCCGCTTCGAGGCGGGAGACGTGCCGGTGGTGGACGTCAACGTGGTGCGCGTGGCGCTCGCGCGGGCCCGCGCGGCCGCGGTCGGCGCGGAGGGAGACGAAGCGTCCCTCCTCCACCTGCTGCGCGCGCTGCTGGGAATGGGGCTCGCGAAGCCCCTGGGCGTGCGGGGCGAGTTGCGGGCCCTGGCCACCGCCGCCGCGCCGGTGCCGCTCACCAGCGAGCGCCCGGACCTCGTCGCGATGGAGGCCGAAGTGGCCCAGGCCGAGGCGGAGCTTCGCCTGGGCCGGAGCGGCGCCTGGCCCGACGTGCAGGTGGGCGTGCGCTACCAGCGCGAGGTGGATGAGACCGCCGTCCTCGGCACGCTCGGCGTACCGCTGCCCCTCTTCTCACGAGGACAGGAGGCGCGCGTGACGGGCGAGGCCCGCGTGCGCCGCCTGCGCACCGTACTGGACGCGGCCCGCTCCGCGCGGGAGGCCCAGGTGGAGGCCGCGCGCGTGCGGCACCGCAAGCAGCAGGAGGCGGTGGACCTGCTGGAGCGCGAGGCCCTGCCGCTGCTGGCCGACAACGCCTCGCTCGCCGCACGGTCCTACGAGGCGGGGGAGATGGGGCTCGCGGAGTTCCTCCTCGTCCGCCGCGACACGCTCGAAGCCCGCATTGCCTACGTCGACAGCCTCCTCGAGGCCGCGCTCGCGCGCGTGCAGCTCGCCGTCGAGACAGGAGCCCTGCCATGAAGCCCGCCTTCCAGTTGCTGGCCGCCCTGCTCCTGCTGACCGCTTGCAAGTCGGAGTCCCCGAAGCACGAGGATGAGCACGCGCACGAGGGAGTCGAGGGTGCCGAGCCTCACGGCGAGGGCCATGACGAATCCAGCGTCCACATCGCCGCCGAGATGATGCGCGACCTGCGCGTCACCACCGCCCGCGTGAGCGAGCGACCCGGCGGGGAAAGCGTCACCGCCCTGGGCGAGCTGACGTTCAGCGAGGATGCGTACGCGGAAGTGTCCTCCCCCATCGCCGCGCGCGTGGGCACCGTCTTCGCCACCACCGGCCAGCAGGTGAAGCAGGGCGACAAGCTCGCGGAGCTGCGCAGCCCCGAGCTGGGCAAGGCCCGCGCCGCGCTCCAGGCGGCCCAGGCCCGCGCCACCGCCGCGCGGCAGACCGCGGAGCGCAAGCGCGCCCTCGCCGCCGAGCGCATCGTCGCGCAGAAGGACGTGCAGGCCGCGGAAGCGGAGGCGGCTTCCGCCGACGCGGAGGTCGCCTCGGCCCGGGCGGAGCTGACGTCGCTGGGCGCGAGCGAGGACGAACTGCGCGGCGGGCAGGGCGCGCCGGGCTTCGTGCTGCGCGCGCCGCTGTCCGGCACCGTCATCGAGCGGGACGCGCGGATGGGGCAGATGGCGGACCCCTCGCGCCCCCTCTTCCGCGTGGGCGACCTGTCCTCGCTGTGGCTCATCGTCCACGCCTTCGAGCGCGACGCCGTGCGCATCCAGCGCGGCGCCCAGGCGCGCGTCACCTTCGCGGCCTTCCCGGGGCAGGAACTCATGGCGAAGGTGGGCCATGTGGGGCAGCGGGTGGACGCGGCCTCGCGCACCATCCCCGTGCGGCTGGAGTTGGACAACCGTGAGGGGCTGCTGCGTCCGGGCATGTCCGCGTCCGCGTCCCTCCCCCTGGGCGTCGAAGGCGCCACCATCACCTCCGTCCCGGCGGCGGCGCTCCAGCGGCTGGAGGGTGGCTGGGTCGCCTTCATCCCCACGGACACGAAGGGCGTGTTCGAGCGGCGCGAGGTGGGGCGCGGCCGCACGCTCGGCGGCGACGTAGAGGTGCTGTCCGGGCTGAAGGCCGGAGAGCTGGTGGTGGTGGAGGGCGCGTTCCTCCTCAAGGCCGAGGTGGAGAAGTCGAGCGGTGGAGGGGACCCCCATGCGCACTGACGGCCCGGCTTCCGCCTCGGTGGTGGACCGCGTGCTGCGCGCGTCCTTCTCGCGGCCGGGGCTCACGGTGGTGCTCGCGCTGGCGCTCTCCGCCTTCGGGGCCGTGGCGCTCCACGGCCTGCGCCGCGACGTGTTCCCCGACCTGTCCGCGCCCATCTTCAACGTCATCGTGCAGAACGCGGCCATGGGCGCCGAGGAGCTGGAGACGGCCGTGGCCATCCCCATGGAGGTGGCGCTCGCGGGCCTGCCGGACGTGCGCCGCATCCGCTCCACCTCGCAGCTCGGCGTGACGCAGGTGACGGTGGAGTTCGAGCCCGACGCCGACTACTTCCGCAGCCGCCAGTACGTCGCCGAGCGCGTGGCCCAGGCCCAGGCCGAGCTGCCCGCCGGCACGGACGCGCCGCTCGTCTCCAGCCTCACGGGCCGACTCAACGAGGTCTTCGAGTTCACCCTGGAGGCCGAGCCCGGCGCGGCCGACCTGATGACGCTGCGCGACCTGGCCGAGTTCGAGGTGAAGAACCGGCTGCTCGCCGTCCCCGGCGTAGCGGGCGTGGAGCGGCTGGGCGGCTACCTGCGGCAGTTCCAGGTGCAGCTGGACCCGGACCAGATGGTGGCGCGCGGCATCAGCCTGGACGCGGTGGAGCACGCGCTGGAGGGTGCCAACCTCAACGCCTCCGGCGGCTTCGTGGTGCAGGGGCCCATGGAGTGGACGGTGCGCGCGGTGGGCCGCGCGCAGACGGTGGAGGACCTGAGCGGCACCGTGGTGGCCCTGCGCGACGGGACACCCGTGCTGCTCGGCGACGTGGCGGACATCCGCGAGGCCCCCGCCGTGCGGCGCGGCATCGCCCACCGGCTCAAGGGCGAGGTGGTGAGCTGCCGGGTCATCAAGCAGTTCGGCGCGGACACGGAGCGGGTGGCGGCGGGCGTGCGCGACGCCATCACCGAGCTGAGCCGCGCCCTGCCTCCGGGCGTGCAACTGCGCATCGTGTATGACCAGTCGGTGCTGGTGGACTCCGCGCTGGGAGGTGTCAGCCGGGCCATCCTGCTCGGCGCGTTCCTGGTGGTGCTCGTCCTCTTCGGGCTCCTGGGGGACTGGCGCGCGGCGCTCATCGTCACGCTCACCCTGCCCCTCTCCCTGGGAATCGCGGGCGTGCTGCTGAAGGCGGCGGGCATCGGCATCAACACCATGACGCTGGGCGGACTGGCCATCGCCGTGGGCCTGCTGGTGGACGCGGCCATCATCGTCACGGAGAACATCGTCCACGACTTGCGCGAGGGCGCGGGGCGCCGTTCCCAGCGCGAGGAGTCGCTCGCGGCCGCGCTGGAGGTGGGCCGGCCCATCGCCTTCGCCACGCTCATCGTCGTGTCCGTCTTCATTCCCCTGTTCGCGATGACGGGGATTGAAGGGCGCATGTACCAGCCGCTCGCGGCGGCCGTGGTGGCGTGCCTCGCGGCGTCACTCGGGCTGGCCCTCACGCTGGTGCCGGTGGCCTCGGGATTGTTCCTCCGCGCGCCCCGGCCGGACACGCCGGAGGACGTGTGGCTGGTGCGCAAGGTGAAGGCCTTCTACGCACCGCTGCTGGAGCGCTGCATGCGCCGGGCGGGACTGGTGCGGCTGGTGGCGCTCGCCATCACCGTGCCGGCGCTGGGACTGGCCTTCGCCGTGGGCAGCGACTTCATGCCCCGGCTCGACGAGGGCGCGCTGCTGTTGCAGACGGTGCTCCCCGCGGAGGCTTCGCTGGAGGAGGTGGACCGGCTCAACCACCTGGTCGAGGACGTGCTGCTGGAGTTCCCCGAGGTGGACGACGTGGTGCGCCGCACCGGTCGCGCCGAGCGCACGGAGGACCCGATGCCACACACGCTCTCCGACGTGCTCGTGGTGCTCAAGCCGGACCGGGGGCGCTCGCTGGAGAAGCTGGAGGCGGACATGCGCGAGGCGGTGGAGAAGGTGCCCGGTGTCACCACCCTCTTCACCACGCCGCTGGGCATGCGCATCGACGAGGGCCTGGGCGGCAGCCCCGCCGACCTCTCCGTGCGCATCTTCGGGCCGGACCTGGAGGTGCTCTCCGGACTGGCCGAGCGGACCCGCGCCATCATGGCGAAGGTGGACGGCGTGGAGGACCTGCGCGCGGAGCAGCTCAGCGGACTGCCACAGCTCCGCATCACCGTGAATCGCGCCGCAGTGGCCCGCGTGGGCCTCACGCCCGGAGACGTCATCCGCGCGGTGCGCGTGGGGCTGGTGGGACAGGAGTCCTCTCAAATCTGGAAGGGACAGCGGCGCTATGACCTGGTGCTGCGACTGGCGGACCACCGGCGCGGGGACGCCACCGCCATCCGGAGCCTCCTCGTGGATGGGCATGACGGCACGCGCATTCCGCTGAGCCAGCTCGCGCGGATTGAGGAGACGTTCGGCGCGGGCAGCATCCGCCGCGAGGCGGGCAGCCGGCGCATCGCCGTGGAGGCAGGGGTCTCCGGGCGGGACCTGGGCAGCACCGCGGCCGAGGTGCGCGAGCGACTGGCGGAGGAGCTGAAGCTGCCCACGGGCTACTTCGTCGACGTGGGCGGCAAGGTGGAGAGCCAGGAGCGCGCGGCGCAATCGTTGATGGTGGCCATCGCGGTGGCGCTGATGGCGGTGGCCATCCTGCTCTACCTTGCGCTGGGCTCGCTGTCGGAGGCGCTCGTCATCCTCGCCACGCTGCCGGACGCCTTCGTGGGCGGAATCATTGCGTTGCTCATCGCCGGGGAGACGTGGAACGTGTCCAGCCTGGTGGGGCTCATCGGCCTGTTCGGCATCGCCGTGCAGAACGGACTGGTGCTGGTGGCGCAGACGAAGCTGCTGGTGGAGCGGGGCCGGCCCTTCGCCGACGCCCTGCGCGAGGCGAGCATCAGTCGCGTGCGGCCCAAGCTGATGACGGCGAGCACCGCCATCCTCGGACTGCTGCCCCTGCTGGTGCTGCCGCTGCACGGCACGGAGGTGGAGCGGCCCCTCGCGGTGGTGATGGTGGGCGGGCTCGTCACATCCACCCTCTTCACCCTGCTGGTGCTGCCCACCTTCTACGCCTTCGTCCACGGGCTGCGCGAGCGCGTGGGCCAACGGCTGGCGGCGCGAAGGACGGCGCAGTGAGCACGGAGCTCCAGCGCATGTGAGGCGGGCCGGGCCCGGGGCGCACGGGCGTGGAAGGAAGCTTCATTCCACGCCCGTGCCGGAGTGACGCGGGCTACTTCGCGTAGGTGACGACGTCCTCGCGCACCTTGCTGACGATGCCCTGCCAGTTGCCGTTGGCGCCGTGGCTGAAGGCCTCGGCGTCATCGCGGAACGACACGGTGTGGTAGCTCCACTTGGCGTGGTTCTCCTCACAGGGGCCGGAGCCCAGCGTCAAGTCATTGCAGAACCAGTCGGACGGGTTGCAGTACGCGCCGCCCGCGCTGCCCGCGACGCCGCCCGTCGTGTGGTACGAGACGGCCTCGTCGTCCTGGCCCGGGAGCAGCCCCGAGTACAGCGTGCCCTTGGCACCGGCGAACATGTAGAACCAGATGTTGCGCGTGGTGTTGTGGTTGTACATGGCGCGCGCCGTCGTGGTGACCAGGTCGCCTACGATGGCGTCGCTGGTGGCCCACTCACCCTTGTCCGCCAATTCGCTGCCGCCGCCGGCGCCGGACGCCACGTTCACCCACTTGATGTTCCAGCCCACCTGCGTGGTGCCGTCCGTGTTGCCGCACACGCCGCTGGAGTTGGGGACCGCGTTCTTCTTGTAGCGCGCCGAGCCGCCGTACAGAGACAGCGCGTAGCCAATCTGCAAGTCACCCGCGCTGTGCACGGCGATGTAGCACCAGTTCGTTCCAGTGCAGAAGCAGTCCAGCGCGTCGCGCACGCGGTAGTTCTGACCGCCAATCTTCTGCCGCCCATCCCAGTTGACGGCCTTCTTGTTCACACCGGCCGCGGTGGAGCT contains these protein-coding regions:
- a CDS encoding N-acetylmuramoyl-L-alanine amidase, whose amino-acid sequence is MSVRLPPVSTATTSRTASAALTRTAAATVTAPPAGLRKGDEGPKVKQLQDALVKLGYMTKAQVSTGPGTFGPKTEAAVKKFQADKKLPTTGFYGDLTHAALKKALAGSKPPVEGPTKPPPSTPGTFKKPPVVSAPSPNYNERGGKDIDTIVLHHTASNNGAGDLAWMRNPKSEVSAHYMVDRDGKIYQLVNDQKRAWHAGKGELHGVPSDINGRSIGIEIVNAGDGKTPFTEAQYKALTQLTGYLKQEYKVPMKNIVGHADVAVPKGRKNDPAPNFDWNRLRKGIS
- a CDS encoding DUF2378 family protein, which translates into the protein MPSEKLIFAQSVEALFVRALGPHLTREGRQRLKAVGLDLSESLRPHYTVEQWRGFLRVAAQDAYPALPPHEALFELGARYLQGFRQTSVGRASMALVTHLGPRRTLERVPYNVRAGNNFNEVRVEESTQDSATLWMKDVTADNPYFAAGFLAETLRCAGAGQVRVEPIAFDGTAATFRLTWARGAARAPVAVVGSRG
- a CDS encoding PLP-dependent cysteine synthase family protein, which encodes MRPPCRPLPADGRFLQAVGPTPLVPVRLEEEGPTIWCKLEFLNPSGSTKDRIARYMLEKAWRLGELSPGGEVIEASSGSTSIALALASAQMGLRFTAVMPEGVTDERLLTIRAYGGDVVLVPRETGVRGAIARAEELARERKAFAPRQFENPDNAEAHRVWTGQEILSQVPGGLVHGVVSGVGTGGTVVGLYQAFAEAGCPVTAFVARPIAGLGCDIECCSFSPRVPGVVDGISKLYRDADMPGRVELDVSDELAMCTARALIRRGFPVGPSSGLNYAASVEAAKRLGPGAQVVTVFPDRMERYFSTELIQPRPAARGVA
- a CDS encoding sensor histidine kinase, with the translated sequence MTSKPAVILNVNDDVASRYVTSRVLGLAGFRVVEAAAGREALALADEHTDLVILDVRLPDISGLEVCRLLKTAPRTHNVLVLHLSAQAVGPGDRALGLEHGADGYLVAPVDPEELVAQVHALLRLRQAEREVRALSQEVEHQRRLLELAISSAADPIVLYDGAGRVLFANQALYAARGSHVAHGPGLTLAELRAKDPALEPYLRLVEASLGTGQVQRGSISLMSDRGPRSFDFVISPAVGPDGRVLAVTTSLRDVTEERSAEEFREQFIGMLGHDLRNPLNALSMSAQQLQRRGGLDERQANLTGRILTSAERMDRMIRQLLDFARARLGGGIPVTRAPCDVFDVVRRSVDELRASHPGRLVQLEVLGDGRGDWDSDRLEQAVGNLLANALKYSPEDSLVSVHAESGPKGAVLRVHNQGPPIPAEELPHVFSAWRRGRKSRPEGGSAGGLGLGLYIASQIIRGHGGAVDVDSSAPGGTTFTVRLPR
- a CDS encoding manganese efflux pump MntP family protein, producing MLSLPLVMLALGLSMDATAVAMTSGFSAPRVRVRDALLLALFFGGFQALMPLIGWAAGARFADAIAAWDHWLAFVLLGGIGAKMLHEAFTHEEGAEAPRANPFSLRVLLVLAIATSIDALVAGLTLPTLDVRPLLAAAFIGVTTFVLSFAGVEAGRRFGDRFGRKLDAIGGLVLILLGARTLFEHLTAG